A part of Melittangium boletus DSM 14713 genomic DNA contains:
- a CDS encoding aldo/keto reductase, producing the protein MEKRVWGSTGMGVPVLGQGTWQMEGDARAEALRALQVGVELGLTHVDTAELYGYGEVETWVGEALAGRRDEVFLVSKVMPSNATYAGTLQACERSLKRLRTDRLDCYLLHWPGAHPLEDTVRAFERLQADGKIRSWGVSNFDVEELEEALAIAGPGRIACNQVLYHLRERHIEHRVLPWCERHGVALVGYSPFGSGDFPEPESEDGRVLAEVARAHGVSTRQVALAFLTRRAPLFAIPKASREAHTRDNAAAARLRLTSEELSRLEAAFPSGSPERALPMV; encoded by the coding sequence GGCACCTGGCAGATGGAGGGCGATGCCCGCGCCGAGGCCCTGCGCGCGCTCCAGGTGGGCGTGGAGCTGGGCCTCACCCACGTGGACACGGCCGAGCTGTACGGCTACGGCGAGGTGGAGACGTGGGTGGGCGAGGCGCTCGCCGGACGGCGCGACGAGGTGTTCCTCGTCTCCAAGGTGATGCCGAGCAACGCCACCTACGCGGGCACCCTCCAGGCATGCGAGCGCAGCCTCAAGCGGCTGAGGACGGACCGGCTCGATTGCTACCTGCTGCACTGGCCCGGAGCCCACCCCCTGGAGGACACGGTGCGCGCCTTCGAGCGCCTCCAGGCGGACGGGAAGATCCGCTCGTGGGGCGTGAGCAACTTCGACGTGGAGGAGTTGGAGGAGGCGCTGGCGATCGCGGGGCCGGGGCGCATCGCGTGCAATCAGGTCCTCTACCACCTGCGCGAGCGGCACATCGAGCACCGGGTGCTGCCGTGGTGTGAGCGGCACGGGGTGGCGCTCGTGGGCTACAGCCCCTTTGGCAGCGGGGACTTCCCCGAGCCCGAGAGCGAGGATGGGCGGGTGCTGGCGGAGGTGGCGCGGGCGCATGGCGTGAGCACGCGGCAGGTGGCGCTCGCCTTCCTGACGCGGAGGGCTCCGCTCTTCGCCATTCCCAAGGCGAGCCGCGAGGCGCATACCCGGGACAACGCGGCCGCGGCCCGGCTGCGGCTCACCTCCGAGGAACTCTCCCGGCTGGAGGCGGCTTTTCCCTCGGGCTCGCCCGAGCGGGCCTTGCCCATGGTGTAG
- a CDS encoding methyl-accepting chemotaxis protein, translating into METPHSSPRPTMETYRDFQWERAPARLSQLAWLGLGLTPLWFLLDVLHMNGVQVHGRMPDDAVWGVAALVRLPWGLLPLAVLAAGERMSRAVLPTVMFWATALFALGNEWAFHRLGLSGTRYHAVGLLIDLLLAPSLMPSGRSERFGFYALFALMHGLFTAVWSTVSLTAQFVTDAPVLLAAVLGALALESLRASHIRNFHLRRDTTRTLAELERSRGRVVQTGRVLADSALVLSSTLEDMAEQAALVRVAALRISSASEQMASAAGALFRHSRASATQADEAQRYTGEVDGLVNGLESGLSAIGHAVGRSALSVQKLEESSDRIHGFVETIQEMAAATNMLALNAGIEAARAGEHGRGFAVVAREVSKLAAESGRSSARISEVMGGVTGQMSETLHAVGLIRETSERFTPLLESARTTLRSIRETVQQNQKLMEKSSGEAERQAEQTAHISQACATLLELVDTYVRMGTDLSATARRLGTMGDELAGLLPEPGPRGPSRT; encoded by the coding sequence ATGGAAACCCCCCATTCCTCCCCCCGCCCGACGATGGAGACCTACCGCGACTTCCAGTGGGAGCGCGCGCCCGCGCGGCTGAGCCAGCTCGCGTGGCTCGGACTGGGACTCACCCCCCTGTGGTTCCTCCTGGACGTCCTGCACATGAATGGGGTGCAGGTGCATGGGCGGATGCCGGACGACGCGGTCTGGGGCGTGGCCGCGCTCGTGCGGCTGCCCTGGGGACTCCTGCCCCTGGCGGTGCTGGCGGCGGGCGAGCGCATGAGCCGCGCGGTGCTGCCCACCGTCATGTTCTGGGCCACGGCGCTCTTCGCGCTCGGCAATGAGTGGGCCTTCCACCGGCTGGGGCTGTCGGGCACGCGCTACCACGCGGTGGGCCTGCTGATCGATCTGCTGCTCGCGCCCTCGCTCATGCCGTCGGGGCGCTCGGAGCGCTTCGGCTTCTACGCGCTGTTCGCCCTGATGCACGGGCTGTTCACCGCCGTGTGGTCCACGGTGTCCCTGACGGCGCAGTTCGTGACGGACGCGCCCGTGCTGCTCGCGGCGGTGCTCGGGGCCCTGGCGCTCGAGTCCCTGCGGGCGAGCCACATCCGCAACTTCCACCTGCGGCGGGACACCACCCGGACGCTCGCGGAACTGGAGCGCTCGCGGGGCCGGGTCGTCCAGACGGGGCGCGTCCTGGCGGACTCCGCGCTCGTGCTGTCCTCCACGCTCGAGGACATGGCCGAGCAGGCGGCGCTCGTGCGCGTCGCGGCGCTGCGCATCTCCTCGGCGAGCGAGCAGATGGCCAGCGCGGCCGGGGCGCTCTTCCGCCACTCGCGCGCGAGCGCCACCCAGGCGGACGAGGCCCAGCGCTACACGGGCGAGGTGGACGGGCTGGTGAATGGCCTGGAGTCGGGCCTGTCGGCCATCGGACACGCGGTGGGGCGCAGCGCGCTGAGCGTGCAGAAGCTGGAGGAGAGCTCGGACCGCATCCACGGCTTCGTGGAGACCATCCAGGAGATGGCGGCGGCGACGAACATGCTCGCGCTCAACGCGGGCATCGAGGCGGCGCGCGCGGGCGAGCATGGCCGGGGCTTCGCGGTGGTGGCGCGGGAGGTGAGCAAGCTGGCGGCGGAGTCGGGCCGTTCCTCGGCGCGCATCAGCGAGGTGATGGGCGGGGTGACGGGGCAGATGTCGGAGACGCTGCACGCCGTGGGGCTCATCCGCGAGACGAGCGAGCGTTTCACGCCGCTGCTGGAGTCGGCGCGCACCACGCTGCGCTCCATCCGCGAGACGGTGCAGCAGAATCAGAAGCTGATGGAGAAGAGCTCCGGCGAGGCCGAGCGTCAGGCGGAGCAGACGGCGCACATCTCCCAGGCGTGCGCGACGCTCTTGGAGTTGGTGGACACGTACGTGCGCATGGGCACGGACCTGTCGGCGACGGCGCGGCGGCTGGGGACGATGGGCGACGAGCTGGCGGGGCTCCTGCCCGAGCCCGGCCCGCGGGGCCCCTCGCGCACCTAG
- a CDS encoding MnhB domain-containing protein — protein MNNAFIQSVSRMLLPPALVVAVAVWLKGYVEAGDSFGAGVLAALAVLLQYVASGRDAARRLPGVRYAPQVAGVGLLLLLGVAFVPWLGGYPPVTHFPRPGRPVAHFGTVELHTAVVFDAGIFLVVMGFIVTAIDGLLSQRSGKASSERGMASPEEIR, from the coding sequence ATGAACAACGCCTTCATCCAATCCGTGTCGCGCATGCTGTTGCCGCCCGCGCTCGTGGTGGCGGTGGCGGTATGGCTCAAGGGCTACGTGGAGGCGGGTGACAGCTTCGGCGCGGGGGTGCTCGCGGCGCTGGCGGTGCTCCTGCAATACGTGGCGAGCGGGCGAGACGCGGCGCGGCGGCTGCCCGGTGTCCGCTACGCGCCCCAGGTGGCCGGAGTGGGGCTGTTGCTGCTCCTGGGCGTGGCCTTCGTGCCCTGGCTGGGCGGCTACCCCCCCGTCACGCACTTCCCTCGCCCCGGCCGGCCCGTCGCCCACTTCGGCACGGTGGAGTTGCACACCGCCGTCGTCTTCGACGCGGGCATCTTCCTCGTGGTGATGGGCTTCATCGTCACGGCCATCGACGGATTGTTGTCCCAGCGCTCCGGCAAGGCGTCCTCCGAAAGGGGGATGGCGTCCCC
- a CDS encoding helix-turn-helix transcriptional regulator, with protein sequence MPLVRVERPLRKSLGARVRAARERAALGPGEVARRVGVSLATYGRIERGERFPSLPVLRRLCVTLGIGSDELLGLGADSPRLRRLLHSAISLEDAQLRMLDRLVRALGVSTTTRARGEAGRGRASRA encoded by the coding sequence ATGCCCTTGGTCCGTGTTGAACGTCCCCTGCGCAAGAGTCTTGGCGCGCGTGTGAGGGCCGCTCGTGAGCGCGCGGCGCTCGGCCCGGGCGAGGTGGCGCGCCGGGTGGGGGTGTCGCTCGCGACGTATGGCCGCATCGAGCGCGGCGAGCGCTTCCCGAGCCTCCCGGTCCTGCGGCGGTTGTGCGTGACGTTGGGCATCGGCTCGGACGAGCTGCTGGGGCTCGGGGCGGACTCGCCGAGGCTGCGCCGCCTGCTCCACTCGGCCATCAGCCTGGAGGACGCGCAGCTGCGGATGCTGGACCGCCTGGTGCGGGCCCTCGGCGTGTCCACCACCACACGCGCGCGAGGAGAAGCGGGCCGCGGCCGCGCCTCACGCGCCTAA
- the mbhE gene encoding hydrogen gas-evolving membrane-bound hydrogenase subunit E — protein sequence MTVVLPLLLVVLSVPLVLGVGRWRPSWSGGVGALGTAGALAAFAWSVHEGPAQVSVDWIPTWHVRLALALDGLSILYGVLILGVGLLILLYARVYMPHYLEEQRRPRHDEVRLHAWILTFMAAMLLLVMARDALLLVIALDLTTVASYFLIGYDRGRVESRSAALLALIVTGSTSVVLLGGVVLLGVTYGTFALDELTDLASRVGPGPRLTAALMLLAVGALGKSAQVPFHFWLPRAMAAPTPVSAYLHSAAMVAAGVFVLQRFFPLFALEPRVLHGLAGVGLLSMGMGSLFSLGARRLKRVLAYSTIAQYGYVLVLVGLGGDGAPFYVLAHGLCKAALFLTVGAITEATGKDSLSDLGGLARSQPWLAGTSAVAAAGLGGLPLTVGFFKDELFFHALAARGPFWGAAGVLGAALTLGYTGRLWVRLFLGEPRGVGPRAPGGLVWPVGVLGAATLLGGVWLEPLSWLASAAGGEMKGHAVEVSLGYHLDARVENLLALGAWTLGAALVATRHRWEAGLVKLIHAASRVGAERVYGEVLSRADALSDALRNLEVRDLRDRVAAVLVPAGLLGLAALLFTPSEGPLFVVGPLGRADVPLLMGLLIAAGAAVAALGAGNHLHLVMVLSCVGFSLAAVFSFAAAPDVAFTAVLVETTFTLLFVALLSRLPRRSRERAQSEATRPRWRDWLYSAVAGGSAMAMTWNALSHLSEERVMTRHIALTESAHAKDVVSAIIADFRGLDTVGETSVMVVVLLGVMHLLSGERAE from the coding sequence ATGACCGTGGTGCTTCCCCTGTTGCTCGTCGTGCTGAGCGTGCCGCTCGTCCTGGGTGTGGGCCGGTGGCGTCCCTCCTGGAGCGGAGGGGTGGGGGCGCTCGGCACGGCGGGAGCGCTCGCCGCCTTCGCGTGGAGCGTGCACGAGGGCCCCGCCCAGGTGTCCGTCGATTGGATTCCCACCTGGCACGTGCGTCTGGCGCTCGCGCTGGATGGGCTCTCCATTCTGTATGGCGTGCTCATCCTCGGGGTGGGCCTGCTCATCCTCCTCTACGCGCGCGTGTACATGCCGCACTACCTGGAGGAGCAGCGCCGGCCCCGCCACGACGAGGTGCGCCTGCATGCGTGGATCCTCACCTTCATGGCGGCCATGTTGCTGCTCGTCATGGCGCGCGACGCGCTGCTGCTCGTCATCGCGTTGGACCTGACGACGGTGGCCTCGTACTTCCTCATCGGCTACGACCGCGGGCGCGTGGAGTCGCGCTCCGCGGCGCTCCTGGCGCTCATCGTCACGGGGAGCACCTCGGTGGTGTTGCTCGGAGGGGTGGTGCTGCTGGGCGTCACCTACGGCACCTTCGCCCTGGACGAGCTCACGGACCTGGCCTCGCGCGTGGGGCCGGGGCCGCGCCTCACCGCGGCGCTCATGCTCCTGGCGGTGGGCGCGCTGGGTAAGAGCGCCCAGGTGCCCTTCCACTTCTGGCTGCCGCGCGCCATGGCGGCGCCCACGCCGGTGTCCGCCTACCTGCACTCGGCCGCCATGGTGGCCGCGGGCGTGTTCGTGCTCCAGCGCTTCTTTCCCCTCTTCGCGCTGGAGCCCCGGGTGCTCCACGGGCTCGCGGGGGTGGGGCTCCTGTCCATGGGGATGGGCAGCCTCTTCTCGCTCGGGGCGCGGCGGCTCAAGCGGGTGCTGGCCTATTCCACCATCGCCCAGTACGGCTATGTGCTGGTGCTGGTGGGCCTGGGCGGAGACGGCGCGCCCTTCTATGTGCTGGCCCACGGCCTGTGCAAGGCGGCGCTCTTCCTCACCGTGGGCGCCATCACCGAGGCCACGGGCAAGGACTCGCTGTCGGACCTGGGGGGCCTCGCGCGCTCGCAGCCGTGGCTCGCGGGCACGAGCGCCGTGGCCGCCGCGGGGCTCGGAGGCCTGCCGCTCACGGTGGGCTTCTTCAAGGACGAGCTCTTCTTCCATGCGCTCGCGGCGCGGGGGCCCTTCTGGGGCGCGGCCGGCGTGCTCGGCGCGGCGCTGACGCTCGGCTACACGGGGCGGTTGTGGGTGCGCCTGTTCCTCGGCGAGCCGCGCGGCGTGGGCCCCCGGGCCCCCGGGGGGCTCGTGTGGCCGGTGGGCGTGCTGGGCGCGGCCACGCTCCTGGGTGGCGTGTGGCTCGAGCCCCTGTCCTGGCTGGCTTCGGCCGCGGGCGGGGAGATGAAGGGACACGCGGTGGAGGTGTCGCTCGGCTACCACCTGGACGCGCGGGTGGAGAACCTGCTCGCCCTGGGCGCGTGGACGCTGGGGGCGGCGCTGGTGGCCACGCGGCACCGGTGGGAGGCGGGGCTGGTGAAGCTCATCCACGCGGCGAGCCGGGTGGGCGCGGAGCGGGTGTACGGCGAGGTGCTGTCCCGGGCGGATGCGCTGTCGGATGCCCTGCGCAACCTGGAGGTGCGGGACTTGCGAGACCGGGTGGCGGCGGTGCTGGTGCCCGCGGGCCTCCTGGGCCTGGCGGCGTTGCTGTTCACCCCGTCCGAGGGGCCGCTCTTCGTCGTGGGGCCCCTGGGCCGGGCGGATGTGCCCCTGTTGATGGGGTTGCTCATCGCGGCCGGGGCGGCGGTGGCGGCGCTCGGGGCGGGCAACCACCTCCACCTGGTGATGGTGCTCTCGTGCGTGGGCTTCAGCCTCGCGGCGGTGTTCTCCTTCGCGGCGGCGCCGGACGTGGCCTTCACCGCCGTGCTGGTGGAGACGACCTTCACGCTCCTCTTCGTGGCGCTCCTGTCGCGGCTGCCGCGCCGCAGCCGCGAGCGGGCGCAGTCGGAGGCCACGCGGCCGAGGTGGCGCGACTGGCTCTACAGCGCGGTGGCGGGCGGCAGCGCCATGGCCATGACGTGGAACGCGCTGTCCCACCTGAGCGAGGAGCGCGTGATGACGCGGCACATCGCCCTGACGGAGTCGGCGCATGCGAAGGACGTGGTGTCCGCCATCATCGCGGACTTCCGCGGCCTGGACACCGTGGGCGAGACGTCGGTGATGGTGGTGGTGCTGCTCGGGGTGATGCACCTGCTGTCGGGGGAGCGCGCGGAATGA